The following are encoded together in the Roseobacter denitrificans OCh 114 genome:
- a CDS encoding DsrE family protein: MSKTAIVIYSDPKANSEEALGRVFNAMFLTYALKEKEQDVALIFQGTGVRWVNELINPEHPANPLYTAVSDKVAGACLGCADVFGATEDVKSTGVALVGDKAIPGTSGVIDLSGYLDEGYRLVTF, from the coding sequence ATGTCCAAAACTGCAATCGTCATCTATTCAGATCCAAAGGCAAACTCGGAAGAAGCGCTCGGTCGCGTCTTCAACGCCATGTTTCTGACCTATGCGCTCAAGGAAAAGGAACAGGACGTCGCCCTTATTTTCCAAGGCACCGGGGTGCGTTGGGTGAATGAGTTGATCAATCCCGAACACCCGGCCAATCCGCTTTATACTGCGGTCTCGGACAAGGTGGCAGGTGCATGCCTTGGATGCGCCGATGTCTTTGGGGCAACCGAAGACGTGAAATCGACAGGCGTTGCTCTTGTCGGTGACAAGGCCATTCCGGGCACGTCGGGCGTCATCGACCTGTCTGGCTACCTTGATGAAGGATATCGGCTCGTCACTTTCTGA
- a CDS encoding pyridoxamine 5'-phosphate oxidase family protein has translation MGDVWAEFVVGAAGFATVGSAGASLSISLGAGGLRERQLDLGIGNHLGLLFIDLSTRKRLRVNGRIAAMSGQNLTLSVDQSFPNCPKYIQARRFRAGGASSDPQCIESGATLPDHVANWITNADTFFVASTATDGAADVSHRGGQPGFVQAQGQTLFIPDYHGNSMFSTLGNFLLNPRAGLLFVDFEANRTLQLTGVVDLQLAAKDAKTASADTGRWWKFRARRYVISSIGSSVSAEFISASPFNPSLAGNPMKSVSATRQDVG, from the coding sequence ATGGGTGACGTTTGGGCGGAATTCGTTGTGGGGGCTGCCGGATTTGCAACCGTTGGTTCTGCCGGCGCATCGCTTAGCATATCTCTCGGCGCGGGCGGATTGCGCGAACGGCAACTTGATCTCGGCATCGGGAACCACCTTGGTCTGCTCTTCATTGATCTTTCGACACGCAAGCGGTTGCGGGTAAATGGCCGCATTGCTGCGATGTCAGGGCAAAACCTCACTCTGTCCGTGGATCAATCCTTTCCCAACTGCCCCAAATACATTCAGGCACGGCGTTTCAGGGCAGGGGGTGCGTCAAGCGATCCACAATGCATTGAGTCCGGTGCGACACTGCCCGATCATGTGGCCAATTGGATAACCAATGCCGACACATTTTTTGTGGCCAGCACCGCCACGGACGGTGCTGCGGATGTTTCGCACCGTGGCGGACAACCCGGGTTTGTGCAGGCTCAAGGCCAGACACTGTTCATCCCCGACTACCACGGGAATTCAATGTTCAGCACGCTGGGTAATTTCCTGCTTAATCCGCGCGCTGGCCTGCTCTTTGTTGATTTCGAAGCAAACCGGACCCTCCAGTTGACCGGCGTTGTCGACTTGCAGCTAGCTGCCAAAGACGCCAAGACTGCTTCGGCTGATACGGGCCGATGGTGGAAGTTCCGCGCCAGACGCTATGTGATTTCATCAATAGGATCATCCGTGTCGGCGGAGTTTATCAGCGCGTCACCATTCAATCCCTCCTTGGCAGGGAACCCAATGAAATCTGTTTCTGCGACGCGGCAGGATGTGGGTTGA